The genomic interval CCGGGACGGCCGTCAGAGGGGTCGCCGGGGCTGTTTCGGCTGGTCTGGAGTCCATATCCGCAGCGTAGACCCATCGTCCGACGTGGTTGCGGTCTAAAACTGTGCTGAACTGGCGGTTCGAGGTTTATGGTGCGTTAACTGAAATTAACAACGTCAACCTCAGCAAAATAAGGGATGACCATGAGGAGCGACCAAGTTCTCGGTCTCGCTGCCACCTTTGCGCTTGCCGCGATATGCGCCACCCAAGGGCAAATCGGTGGTCAACGCCATCGTGAGAGGCTGCGCCTCGTGCATACGGCCCTGACAGACGGCGCGTGCCAGAAGCTACTGGACTACATCGTTTCTGCGCCGTCACCGAAGAAGGCACCGCCAAACTCCGAGACATGACCATCTGACGGCTGTTCTCCGGCACCGTCCGCGGGAACACCACGAGATCCGGTCTCTTTCTGCATGCAGTTTCGTCACTGTGACACCCCAGCGATTTGTGGCGCGTCGGTAGTGCGTGTGCGGTGCCCCGTCCGAGAACCCCGCTGACACTGCAACAACCGCCTTGAATTAGACCCATACGACGCGCCATACGTATGGGTCTACGTATGGCCTTCCGTCAGATCGTGTGCGCGGACGTGTTTCGGGTCAAGTTGCGAGCTGTCAGTCAACCACCGACGCACGGTCACGTCGGGCGCCACCAAGCTCGGCTGCATACTGTCGGATCCCCAGCGGGTGTCGAATCGCTGGCAACCCATGTAGACAATCCCGCTCCCCCACGGCTGGCGCGGCGCCCGCTAGTTCTAATAGAGATAGGTGACAGTAAATGAAGGGCTCCTCGGTTCTCGCTCACGGCGCCGTTGGCATTGCGTTGATGAGTCCAAGAGGCCGAGTTGGGTTGTTCCGATAGACACAGACAACAGCCATGAACTTGGCGTCCCCGCAACGCACCCCACGACCGGGAAGTCGCCGCACAGTTGCAGTCCTGGTGCCTCGACGGCGTCTGCTTGCTACCTTCTGGAGGAACGCCCTTGGACGTCCGAGGCCGGCGCTTTACACGTCTTGAGCTGGCCTTCTGCTTTAGACTGATGTAAGACCGCACTTACGCCCATACACACGGCCATACCTGCGCGCATTGCATGGCCCGTTACATGGCCTTACAACACGCTAGCGACATGCTCACGACCTCGCCCACTTGACCGGCGCTGCAAGCGACCTGTGCGTCGACCGTATGTATGTTCCGCATTACGATCATTAGTTGCGCGTTACGCACGACCTTGCTCAGGGTTTGACTCATTCCCATTACAGCGGCCATGACCACGGTCATTAAAACGACCCGATATGACGCTGCTGACCAAGCTCATTTTCAGCCAGAACACATTGCCATATGTGATGCCGAGCACCTATCCGTGTTCACCGCCTTGCGTCCGGCTGTCGAAACAGTGCGTCGTCGGTTCTTTCGACAAGTTGAGGATAGGGCCGTGTCGCTGCACTTCACCCTGGCCGAGATGCAGTACTTTCTGCAGGGTGACGACATCAGGAACATCACGAACTCTGCTGGTCGCCAATCAGAAGGGGGGCGTTGGGAAGAGCTCCATCGTGTCCGCGGTGGCCGGCATGGTCGCTGCAGCGGGTCGCAGAGTGCTCGTCGTCGACGCCGACCAACAAGCCAATGTCAGTTCCTCGGATTTAGGTGTCGAGGGCGACGGCGGTAGAGGCTTGAGCATGGCTCTGCAGTTCGCGCAAGAGTTAGAGCCCATCCGCAACGTGCGCCCGAACATGGATGTCATCCCCGGGGGACCTGCTCTTGCGGTCGTCGCATCGGTGGCGGCCACCGCGGGCCAGACCGGGATCGACCTTCGCGCGAACTTTGATCAAACCCTCAACTCGTTGTGCGCGACTGAGGGATACGAACTGATCCTCATCGACTCGGGGCCCGGCGACGCGCCTCTTCTTGATGCGCTGCTCGGCACAGCCAGGTACCTCATAGTGCCCACCAGGGACGACGACGCAAGCTTGTCGGGGGTTGAATTACTTGCTCTTCGGTACCTCCGCGCACGACAAGCAGGGTCCGTGATCGAGCTGCTCGGCGTGGTGCTCTTCGACACTAACCCCCGTGCTACGGCCCGGAATCGCGACGTCTTCGAACAGGTCAATGACCTACTCGAAGGCAGCGGCGCCGATCCGTTCGAAGCGTTCATCCGGTCGGACAGAGCCGCTGCGGTCGATCTGCGAACTCGACACCTCACCCCGTTGGAACTTGTGGAAGCCGCTGAGTCGGACCAGAAGAGTCGATTGCAGCGACTTCGCCAGAAAAGCAAGCCGGGGGAGCGACTGTGGTCACGAGACCCCTCCGGCCTCGCTAGCGACTATCAAGCACTCACCCGCGAGATACTGACCCGCGTAACCCGTGCTGAACGTCAGCGTGTTGAAGGTGGCGTCGCATGAGCAGCCGCAGACGGCGAGCGGCCTTCAATCCCGAGCTCTTGGGGGATCTGGCCGATGTTCTACCACCTGTAGAGCCCGTGCGAATTTCGGGCGGCCACGATGAAGTCAATGACTACGACCCCATGAACAGCGACGATGCGGCCGAGCCAACGACCACCCTGTCGATTGTGGGCTCGGGTGCGACGGAAGACGATTCGATTGAGGATCACCCAGTCAGATCTGCGCCGCAGCAAGAGCCAACTCCATCGTCATCAGGTCCAAGGCAAAAAGACTCGAAGTCCTGGGAAGACCACTCGGAAAGGGCTGCGACAACCGTTGTCGTAGAAGAGACGAACACGCGTCGCCGTGCGGACGCGCGTCGGCGTAGCACCCGGCGCGACTCGTCTTCGACTGCAAGCCGCATTGCGCCCCCTGAAGTTGCTCTGCCACAGGCTGTCTACGTCGCCCTGAGGTCGCTCACGCTGGACGAGCGCAACTCGAACCCAGCGACCGCCCGCTCATACGGACAAGTAGTTCTCGATGCTGTAGAAAAACACGCGGACGAGTTGAAAGATCACTGGGTAGGCGTCATGAGCAGTGCCTCAACAGGGCTGTTCAAACGGGCTGAAGCCGGCAGACCGACACGCAGGCGGCACCAAGAACCGCGCGCACGCGTACCCCTCGCAGGGGTCATCAATTCGGACGCATCACTCCTTGACCAGCTAGCCATCGATTGGGGCGCCGGGAGTAGAAGCGCTCTGGTCGAAGAAGCCCTGCGCAGGTACCTGGACGTTTCCTCTGCCGACTAGTAGTCGAACCGATTGCTTGTGCACGGTACGGAACGCAAGCTCGTAAGGTTCGTCGGCGACTTCCCGCAGATGGGTAACGCGTTTTTTTCCCTCCGGGGACAGGTCTCAAAGGTCGATCGAAGCCGGGTCATGCGCCGAGCGTCGTGCTGCCCATGGGCGCGGTATTGCGTTGTTTGGCTGCGGTGGTGGCGGGGTCGATTGCGTCGAGCAGGGTGCTCAGTGACGCGTAGGGGTCGTAGTCGGGTCGGTATCTGGGTTCGTCGGCCATGATGGAGTCCCAGAGCCCTTCGTCGGGTGGCGCGATCCCGTCGTCGACGATGACGGCGGCCGTGAACACCGGTGGGGGAGTGGGGATGCGTTGGGCATCGCGTTCGGCAAGCCACTGACGCCAGATGACGCGTTCCGCTCGGTGCCGAACAGTGCGAGAGCGTAATGCGGCGGCGAGGCCGTTGTGGTGGGCGATGTCGTCGAGATCGGCGTCGCCGAGCTGGAGGTGTCCATCCGTGACGGTGAGCAGGCCGGCGGTACGCAAATCCAGGACGGTGTCGTATCCGCTGGATCGGCCGATCCGCACCTGCTGGAGCAGGGTATCGACCGTCATAGGGCGGTCAGCGGCTGCGACCGTTTCGTAGAGGATGCGGTGGCGGTAGCCGATGACACTCCACGCCGGGTGGACCGAGTCGATGGTGGGCGCACCTATTTTCGGGTCTGAATGGCCATGTATCGGTGCTTCTCCCCGCGGGGGTACCAAGGCGTAGCGGTCGGCATTCTGGCCGACGCCGCGGTCGATGAGCAGGACGGGGGATCCGGGGATGTCCCGCAGTCGAGCCAATGCGGACCACACGGTGGTTTCCGGCAGTAATCCTGCTGCTGTGGACAACGACCGACCACCCAAAGCCACCACGGGAACACCCTCTATGACTTCTCCTGCTGTTGCCGCACCCCATGCCAACGCCTGCAGCACCGCATGAGTGGACCACCGATCCCGTCGTGAAACGTACTCCCGGCCCGCCCAATCTTGCGCCGAAGCCAGCCACATCGCGACGACCGGGTCGGTGGTACCCCCTGTGTGCTTTAGCTTGTGCCCGGTGTGCCGGACTGGTTCGGGTAGTGACGACGCGGCCCAGCCAAGCGCTCGTGCGGTGTCGCGGCGGACGGCGCCGAGAGGGTCTCTGTAGTGGGCGTAAGCGTCTCGGACGCCGGCCCATTCGTGTGTGTCGAGGCGTGCGGTGATGTCGTCGGCGGTGGCGCCGGAAAGTACTGCGTGTGCGATGACGGACTGTCGGGCTTCCGAGCGGGATGCCCACCGGGAGCGGTCGAGTCGTCCGGTGGCTGCGAACGCTCGGACCGCCGCGGGTGGTGGAGTGGTACGGCAGAGGCGGCTGTGCAGCCGAGCTGCGCGGCCCGTCCCGGTAACGCGCTCGGCGACCGTGGTGTCCCGGATCTCGTCGTCGACGGTGCGCACAGCTGCCCCTGTGTGTGGGCGGGCGTGGGAGGGTCCGCCGAGGAGCGCAGCGAGGCGGGTCAGGACCGCAGGTTCGGATCCGACGGTCAGGATGTCGGTCGCGGTGGCCAGGTTTCCGATCAGGTGCCGGTGCCCGCCTTCTCTGCATGCGGACCCGGGGACGGTGATGCATCCGGTCGTGGCGTTGGTCATCGGGACGATGTCCAACGTCGGCAGGCGAGCGGCCAACAAATTCAGCAGAGGACGCAGTTCGGCGACGCCGACGGTGACGCCCGGGGCCAAGGGAACGAGGATGTGACGGCCGCCGCTGGTGGAGACGTCGACGACCGCGCGGCCACCGGTTTCCTCCAACCACCCGAGAACCCGCGCCACGTCTGCCTCGACAGCGGCGGCGCCGTGAATCTTGGCGTCGAAGTCCAACGCGAGCACCCGCGCACGCCCATGGGCGAACAGCGGTACCGCCGCCGGCACGAGCGGCCGTTTGTTCGTCAACGCCCGCGACGAGGTGAAGGACCGCGCCGCCGCGTCGTACAAGCGCATGGACCGGCGCGCCGCCAACATGGGCGCCAGGCGCCGCCACATAGCGTCCGGTGTCGACATCGGCGACACGACACGTGGATCGATACTTGAAGCTTGATCAGGGCAGCATGTACCCTGAGACCTGTCCAGCAAGACAGTCCCTTCGGGGATCAGCAGCACCGAGGTTCGAGTTCCCGCTCGTTCCTAATGACCTTGAAGCCCTCGGCCGCCCCGCCGGGGGCTTCGTCATGTCGGCGCTGTTCTATGAAGCTCGTCGGCGTCCTCGTCCGAACGAACGTTGTGTCAGTGCGTTCAACCCGTCATTGGCAGCTCCTGCGGATTGTGGTCGAACCCACCTGCTATCAACTCTTCGACAGTGCTCCCAGCGGCGCGCGCGGTCAGCTCGGCGAGCAGAGCTCCCAACGTGATTCCACGCTCCGCAGCCAGTGCGGTGAGCTGTTGCTTGACCTGGGGGTGCACCTTGGTGTTCATCTGTACCGGTCGATAGGGCAGCTGTGGGCGCCCTATTGGACGTGTTCTCGGTGGCCTGGGCACGGCAGGAATGTTGCCTCGAGGCCCCGTCGGGCGTGCCGCGACACGCCGACACCTCGAGAGATTTTCAGATAGCCGTGTCGAGTCGACCCACGTCATGCCATAAGACCGAGTGGTCTGGACGGATACATGAAGAACCGCCCGCGCAATGGGCGCGAAGACACACCAGTTGCTTCCTGAACCTGCATCAGGGTGTGTTGTACCCTGAGACCAGACCGACACAGTCTGTCCCTTCAGTTGGTGAGCAGCACCCGAGGACGAAGTTGGCCCTTCGTCCTTGACACCGAACCCCTCGGCCCACGGGTCGGGGGGTTCGGTGTTTACAGGCTCGCTCGTATGTCCTGCGCATGTGGATGCTGCGCAGGTTCTCGGAGCTGATCTAGCCCGTCAGTGGCAGTACCTCCTGGCTGAGTGCGCCGCGTAGTTTGTCGGGCCGGCCGACATGAAGACTGAGAATGTCCGAGACGTACGCCGTCGTCTCCCTGTAGCCGTGCTGTGCTGCCGCCGCGGTCAGCGCCGCGTAGACCTCTGTCGGGACTGATCCGAGACGAGTGGTCGGACCGAGATGGGGACGTCCCATGAGGTGTACCTCCTTGTCGGGTTCGGTGCAAACAACCACGGACGGCAAGCTGATACTGCCCTGCGACGGGTTCCGCGGGGGGAGGACACGCCGTAATCGCGACCCAAAATAACCGGCACCGCGCTGAGGGACACTGTTCCCATGGATCAAGCTGGACCACCACTCGCTCGCCTCCCGCATCCGAAGTTCCGGCTTCCCATCGCGGGAGATCTGCTCAGCGTCGACTCATCCAAGCCTGTGCAGCGAGAAATGAAGATGGCTGATGAGCTCGGGGGCATCTACGAGCGCAAGATCTTCGGACATCGGCTCGTGGTGGTGTCCGATCCGATTCTGGTCAACGAGGTCAACAACGAGAAGGTGTGGACGAAGTTTCTTGGTCTCCCGCACCGAAAGCTACGCGGCATCGCGGGCGACGGGCTGTTCACGGCGTTCAATTCCGAACCCAACTGGCAACTAGGGCATTCGGTACTCGGCCCAGCTTTCAACAAGGCCGCGATGCGCCGCTATCACGAATCGATGCAACGTTCCATCGACGGACTGCTGGCAACCTGGGACAACTCGTCCGCTCCCGAATCGGTCGATGCATACGAGGAGTGCTCGAAACTGGCGTTCGATGTAATCGGGCGATGCGCAGTCTCCCATGATTTCGGAACGTTCGATGGCGAAGTGCCCTTCGCCGATGCGATCTCGCGGGCTCTTCGCTACGTCAATCAGTCGTCAAACGATGTACCCATGGTCCGAGCTCTCACCGGCCGATCCGCTGCCAAGCAACACACCGATGATCTGGCGACTATCCGAGACACCGTCGACTCCCTTGTCGAGAGCCGAATGGCTACTCGACGTGACGGCGAAGGGAATGTGAACTCTGACCTGCTGCAACACATGTTCGAGACGGTCGACCCAGCAACGAGGGATCGTCTGAGTGTCGACAACATCAAGAACCAAATCATCACTTTCCTCGTTGCAGGGAACGAGACGACAGCGTCAACCATGGCGTTCGCACTTCACTTTTTGAGTCGTGACCCGGGTCTGTTGCGGTCTTTGCGCGACGAGGTGGAAGCCGTCGCTCCTCGTGGAGGCGCAGTCGAGTTCGACGACGTACCGAAACTCCGTCGCGTTCGCCGAGTGGTCGATGAGACGCTACGTCTCTGGCCCGCTGCACCCGGCTACTTCCGCAAGGCGCGTGAACGCGGCCCGGCCGAACTGGGCGGCTACGAAATTCCCGAAGGATGGGTCTTCGTTCTCCTTCCACAGGTACATCGATCTGCATCCTGGGGAGCAGACGCCAGAAGCTTCGACCCTGATCGGTTCATGGCAGGCAGGATGAACCATGCCCCCGACCGTGTCTATAAGCCGTGGGGGACAGGGTTGCGAGCGTGCATCGGTCGTCAGTTCGCGCTCCACGAGGCGGTATTGGCCCTTGCGTCCATCGTCCAGCGGTACGACGTGGTATCTGACGGCAAGTACGAGTTGGACGTACGGGAGGCAATCACGTTGCGACCTCACGGTGTTCGATTGCGACTTACACGCTGCGATTAGATGTAACGTCTGGTCTCGCCTAATCGGGGGAGTACGCACATGGATGTTATGAACAGTTGGCACTTGATCGAAACTCTGACACCGGGAGTGATGACCGTCGTCAGCTCAGGCGGGCGAACTCGGAACTGGACGAAGGTCGACCGTTTGTCACCCGCGTCGGACATCGACCTCCCCCTGCTCGTCGAGCAGGCCTGCCATTCTCGGCAGGTCCATGAGCACCAGGTCGCGAGCCGTCGCGGAATATATCTGATCCGCGTGGTTCCAGTGCTGGGGCCCTCAGGCGAGGCACACGGCGCGCAACTCTGGTTGGGCGAGCCAGGCATCGTTCCTGACCCTCCTCGTATCGTTTCGGGGATCTCGTGGTTGCTGCAGCGCACTGTGATCGCTCAGTCGCTCGAGGCGGCCTTGATGTCCGGTGTTGACCCCGCCGATCACGTCCCTGAACGCACGCCCGCCGAGTACTACGCCAAAGCCGTCAAGTTCGATGGTTCGGAGTCGCTCTTCGCCGCGGCGTTGAACCCAGAGCACGGCGGGAGTTGGGAAGGCCCGATGTCCGTCCTGCACGCTGACGGGCACATCATGCGTTGGCACTGTTGGGGCAAGGGCCGGACTGACCCCGGCAACGTCGGCCTGCGACTGCTCTGGCACGACGTCACCGACACGACTCCACCCGACAAGCCGACGCTGCTCGAGTTGGGCCTACCCAGCGCGCTGGAGAGCGCGGGCACCCGCATGGCTGTGTTCGATGCGCACACCGGAATCCTGACGATGTGGCTGACTGACGCACCGGAGTGGGTTCGATGGAGGGATGTCGCCAGCGGACGCGATGTTGTCCATGAAGAAGATCGATCGGTCTTGACCAATACCCTCGACCAGTGGTCGCGGTCTACCCACCGACCCGTCGTCGTAGACATCCGCATCAGGGCCAAGGACGGCGCTGATTGGCGGTGGCAACGCACGGAAGTGG from Rhodococcus sp. NBC_00297 carries:
- a CDS encoding ParA family protein, whose amino-acid sequence is MTTSGTSRTLLVANQKGGVGKSSIVSAVAGMVAAAGRRVLVVDADQQANVSSSDLGVEGDGGRGLSMALQFAQELEPIRNVRPNMDVIPGGPALAVVASVAATAGQTGIDLRANFDQTLNSLCATEGYELILIDSGPGDAPLLDALLGTARYLIVPTRDDDASLSGVELLALRYLRARQAGSVIELLGVVLFDTNPRATARNRDVFEQVNDLLEGSGADPFEAFIRSDRAAAVDLRTRHLTPLELVEAAESDQKSRLQRLRQKSKPGERLWSRDPSGLASDYQALTREILTRVTRAERQRVEGGVA
- a CDS encoding toxin-antitoxin system; the protein is MGRPHLGPTTRLGSVPTEVYAALTAAAAQHGYRETTAYVSDILSLHVGRPDKLRGALSQEVLPLTG
- a CDS encoding GAF domain-containing protein; protein product: MIETLTPGVMTVVSSGGRTRNWTKVDRLSPASDIDLPLLVEQACHSRQVHEHQVASRRGIYLIRVVPVLGPSGEAHGAQLWLGEPGIVPDPPRIVSGISWLLQRTVIAQSLEAALMSGVDPADHVPERTPAEYYAKAVKFDGSESLFAAALNPEHGGSWEGPMSVLHADGHIMRWHCWGKGRTDPGNVGLRLLWHDVTDTTPPDKPTLLELGLPSALESAGTRMAVFDAHTGILTMWLTDAPEWVRWRDVASGRDVVHEEDRSVLTNTLDQWSRSTHRPVVVDIRIRAKDGADWRWQRTEVELRPYPGQLSERLVLAVLPASAPTSHDGPARIPVRRQS
- a CDS encoding cytochrome P450, with protein sequence MDQAGPPLARLPHPKFRLPIAGDLLSVDSSKPVQREMKMADELGGIYERKIFGHRLVVVSDPILVNEVNNEKVWTKFLGLPHRKLRGIAGDGLFTAFNSEPNWQLGHSVLGPAFNKAAMRRYHESMQRSIDGLLATWDNSSAPESVDAYEECSKLAFDVIGRCAVSHDFGTFDGEVPFADAISRALRYVNQSSNDVPMVRALTGRSAAKQHTDDLATIRDTVDSLVESRMATRRDGEGNVNSDLLQHMFETVDPATRDRLSVDNIKNQIITFLVAGNETTASTMAFALHFLSRDPGLLRSLRDEVEAVAPRGGAVEFDDVPKLRRVRRVVDETLRLWPAAPGYFRKARERGPAELGGYEIPEGWVFVLLPQVHRSASWGADARSFDPDRFMAGRMNHAPDRVYKPWGTGLRACIGRQFALHEAVLALASIVQRYDVVSDGKYELDVREAITLRPHGVRLRLTRCD